Proteins from a genomic interval of Sugiyamaella lignohabitans strain CBS 10342 chromosome C, complete sequence:
- the SGA1 gene encoding glucan 1,4-alpha-glucosidase (Intracellular sporulation-specific glucoamylase; involved in glycogen degradation; induced during starvation of a/a diploids late in sporulation, but dispensable for sporulation; GO_component: GO:0000324 - fungal-type vacuole [Evidence IDA] [PMID 2493265]; GO_component: GO:0005628 - prospore membrane [Evidence IDA] [PMID 24390141]; GO_function: GO:0003824 - catalytic activity [Evidence IEA]; GO_function: GO:0004339 - glucan 1,4-alpha-glucosidase activity [Evidence IEA,IEA]; GO_function: GO:0004339 - glucan 1,4-alpha-glucosidase activity [Evidence IDA] [PMID 2493265]; GO_function: GO:0016787 - hydrolase activity [Evidence IEA]; GO_function: GO:0016798 - hydrolase activity, acting on glycosyl bonds [Evidence IEA]; GO_function: GO:0004553 - hydrolase activity, hydrolyzing O-glycosyl compounds [Evidence IEA]; GO_process: GO:0030437 - ascospore formation [Evidence IEP] [PMID 350852]; GO_process: GO:0005975 - carbohydrate metabolic process [Evidence IEA]; GO_process: GO:0005980 - glycogen catabolic process [Evidence IMP] [PMID 11486014]; GO_process: GO:0008152 - metabolic process [Evidence IEA]; GO_process: GO:0000272 - polysaccharide catabolic process [Evidence IEA]; GO_process: GO:0005976 - polysaccharide metabolic process [Evidence IEA]; GO_process: GO:0030435 - sporulation resulting in formation of a cellular spore [Evidence IEA]), whose translation MLVEKFLILLASCSVTSSLPIYESLSSFVGFTSPDEQKLLNGVDATRSSSSKGGHRVPGSLINEIEYEDWLKTETDLAFDRVISNIGGYGQGLDDVLPGAVIASPSKSKPNYYYIWTRDAAISINSLITRYDDQKGQNETLRSIINDYLNSSAIMQHVDNPSGTFENLEGLGEPKFMVDGRPFTSTWGRPQRDGPPLRASTMINYVNSEVRNNNLQYKDFEDLYYNVIRPDLDYVVQHWKDKSFDLWEEVYGNHFFTSMVQLKSLIHGAEIAHELGDKISFYVFRGVASELREYIRQYWDSSRKHLVETLDSKERSGLDTALFLGSIHAIDLYNWDGIDTDELVFPPYSDEVIASIDHLVNDMRYRFPINARRLDEFSKQGKNNSLAGVGIGRYPEDVYDGADVTTGNPWFLCTATVSQTLYLLADHLITRPDSYKLVISDITKPFYSLFLSDNENFDSPDFSIARTNEAYTALVKRIIEYADSFLDVIREHHANDGSMSEQFSRYDGYMRGATHLTWSYSAFWAASRQRNLTLSRLY comes from the coding sequence ATGCTGGTGGAAAAGTTTTTAATATTACTGGCATCGTGTAGTGTAACTAGTTCGTTACCTATTTATGAGTCGCTTTCGTCGTTTGTTGGATTCACAAGTCCCGACGAGCAAAAGCTGTTAAATGGAGTAGACGCtaccagaagcagtagtagtaaaGGTGGCCATAGAGTTCCGGGATCGCTCATTAATGAAATAGAGTACGAAGACTGGTTGAAAACTGAGACAGACCTGGCGTTCGACAGAGTCATTTCTAATATCGGCGGCTACGGTCAGGGTCTTGACGATGTCCTTCCTGGAGCCGTAATAGCCAGCCCATCTAAATCCAAGCCtaactattattatatttgGACTAGGGATGCCGCTATCTCCATCAACTCATTGATTACTCGTTACGACGATCAAAAGGGCCAAAATGAAACACTAAGGTCTATTATCAACGACTACCTTAACTCATCTGCGATTATGCAGCATGTGGATAATCCTAGTGGCACATTTGAGAACCTAGAAGGTCTAGGAGAGCCTAAATTTATGGTTGATGGACGTCCTTTTACAAGCACATGGGGCAGGCCCCAACGAGATGGTCCTCCCCTTCGTGCTTCCACGATGATAAATTATGTCAACTCTGAAGTGcgtaataataatttacaGTATAAGGACTTTGAAGACCTGTATTACAATGTGATCCGTCCTGATTTAGACTACGTAGTCCAACATTGGAAGGACAAAAGCTTCGATCTATGGGAAGAAGTGTATGGAAACCACTTTTTCACTTCAATGGTGCAGCTGAAATCTCTCATTCACGGTGCTGAGATAGCCCACGAGCTAGGCGATAAGATCTCATTCTACGTGTTTAGAGGCGTGGCCTCTGAACTCCGTGAGTACATTAGACAGTACTGGGACAGCTCTAGAAAGCATTTGGTAGAGACATTAGATTCTAAAGAAAGGTCAGGCTTAGACACTGCGCTGTTCCTTGGTTCGATACATGCCATCGACCTGTACAACTGGGATGGTATAGATACTGATGAGCTCGTGTTCCCTCCATATTCGGACGAGGTGATCGCTTCCATTGATCATCTTGTGAATGATATGCGTTATAGATTCCCGATCAACGCCAGACGTTTGGATGAATTCTCTAAACAGGGCAAAAATAATTCCCTTGCTGGTGTGGGTATCGGTAGATATCCAGAGGACGTTTACGATGGAGCTGATGTCACCACTGGAAACCCATGGTTCCTTTGCACGGCAACTGTTTCCCAGACTCTTTACCTTCTGGCCGACCATCTCATCACCCGGCCAGATTCGTATAAATTAGTCATCTCGGACATTACCAAACCTTTCTATTCGCTATTTCTTAGCGACAATGAAAACTTCGACTCGCCTGATTTCAGCATTGCTCGTACCAACGAAGCATACACTGCGCTCGTTAAGCGCATTATAGAATACGCAGACTCGTTTTTAGATGTAATCCGTGAACACCACGCCAACGACGGTAGTATGAGTGAGCAATTTAGTAGGTACGATGGCTACATGAGAGGTGCTACTCATCTCACCTGGAGTTACAGTGCATTCTGGGCTGCTTCGCGCCAGCGGAACCTGACTCTCTCACGTCTCTATTAG
- the ARK1 gene encoding serine/threonine protein kinase ARK1: MQKQAPPGAYPPGTQLTVGSHAVTIKSYISEGGFAHVYVVKISPSTLEGEIACLKRVVVPDKIHLNLLRAEVDAMKRLKGHPNIVRYIDSHAARLNAQGGLPASAQAQLQAQGHGQGGSQVYEVFLLMEYCSGNGLIDFMNTRLREQLTESEILKITSDVTYGLACMHYLQPPLIHRDLKIENILISGDGTYKLCDFGSVSPILRPPRNPGEYHILEQDIQRHTTAQYRSPEMIDIYRGHPIDEKSDIWALGVFLYKLCYYTTPFEREGSLAILHASFSFPPKPVYSDRLKGVISALLREDPRARPNVYQVLKEICAMRGLEVPIKDIYSGATSTAATMVQPTTSVQLAHPAQDNQNHSLSASQQQPDNVSTAQGIVRSIPKEQQQRQWVPEVTPMFRGRITVQQNNSMPSLDKFDNGDENHESRGSFTTGLASAANFDDDPFSSLDSSAKQQRAKTQPVTPVHSSTPQEFTFDEADIESRFPSVEDLARELERTPFEFAQAHKPIQQQTNLQARTQPQVQKQTQTAPQPQFKPQMQSQLRSQPEGQVSQEMPRQVQSQQAIPQPATRLEQSTTSVSRSSRDSTPGEPLKTKPPPTMRKPGTTGTPSGYSAYPLKSASPPMPAPKKLSQTSQPKPEKPALNTMPSGLSINISSASSGSDSEPTPSESYSKPLPRPPPHQIRPRPLSMYSQSNTDAYFEASYNSVNQSPSPVIDQSQKFSYLPEDSNAIANTGNANHTGSLIDTMPPEDREQLKVILTGLSQRSNTVVLDNSENHIDSNVDFLKALDNENTGSRPHHHRKPSQSQYLYPSGTGDGSGGVGNGGSTGGSGWMNRSSSTSRRSGSTSRHSKKPSMTSLKGKIGDAFKKFDNAAGAYRSTSDSSMMGPPVAAPRTVSAGSNPGGYRSSSRMSYTAESPGDYAFSPKKEDDEFKYPVSSSTSVKHGPPHVHMHRSKSRNNGSSSIQSRVQQFLSRSESPPKKTASGYGKYTEEERQVSSSTHSPSPPNDTSSMPPPPPSKQYAAQKLGREVHREIKRASMESTRDWINSDGSGRRNSKMHLPGRTDSQHSRKLSNISSESSGSNSGSKRPPVRPKKPAHLQSPRRTVDKVQKAIDDDWEASFNQKYPSLG, from the coding sequence ATGCAGAAACAAGCACCTCCTGGTGCATATCCTCCTGGAACCCAACTAACTGTCGGATCGCATGCTGTGACTATCAAGTCGTATATTTCGGAAGGAGGATTTGCCCATGTCTACGTGGTGAAAATCTCCCCCTCGACTTTAGAGGGAGAGATCGCATGTTTGAAGAGGGTAGTAGTTCCCGATAAGATTCATCTCAACCTTCTTCGAGCAGAGGTAGATGCTATGAAGAGACTGAAAGGACATCCTAATATTGTACGATATATTGATTCGCATGCTGCTCGACTAAATGCTCAGGGTGGTctaccagcatcagccCAGGCTCAACTTCAAGCCCAGGGACATGGCCAGGGAGGTAGTCAAGTATACGAAGTGTTCCTATTGATGGAATACTGCTCCGGCAATGGACTTATTGATTTCATGAATACTCGTCTTAGAGAACAATTAACTGAATCGGAGATTCTAAAGATCACTAGTGATGTTACCTATGGATTGGCTTGCATGCATTATTTACAACCTCCGCTTATTCATCGTGATTTAAAGATTGAGAATATTCTCATCTCTGGTGATGGTACATATAAACTATGTGATTTTGGATCTGTGTCTCCTATTCTCCGACCACCACGAAACCCCGGTGAATACCATATATTAGAGCAAGACATCCAACGTCACACGACTGCTCAGTATAGATCGCCCGAGATGATTGATATATATCGAGGACACCCTATTGACGAGAAGAGCGATATCTGGGCCCTGGGCGTATTCTTGTATAAACTATGCTACTATACGACACCTTTTGAGCGAGAAGGTAGCCTTGCTATTTTGCATGCCAGCTTCAGTTTTCCTCCTAAACCAGTTTATTCGGACCGATTGAAAGGTGTTATTAGTGCACTATTAAGGGAGGATCCGCGGGCAAGACCTAATGTATATCAAGTGCTAAAAGAGATTTGTGCAATGAGGGGACTAGAGGTGCCAATCaaagatatttattctgGTGCAACCTCAACTGCTGCGACGATGGTACAACCAACTACTTCTGTACAACTTGCTCATCCTGCTCAGGACAACCAAAATCATAGCCTGTCCGCCTCACAGCAACAGCCAGATAATGTCTCAACTGCACAGGGCATAGTGCGAAGTATACCTaaagagcagcaacaaaGACAGTGGGTCCCCGAAGTGACACCAATGTTTCGTGGTCGTATCACTGTTCAACAGAACAATAGTATGCCATCGTTAGACAAATTCGATAATGGAGACGAGAATCACGAGAGCCGTGGTAGTTTTACAACTGGTCTTGCATCTGCCGCTAATTTTGATGACGACCCGTTCTCATCATTGGACTCGTCAGCTAAGCAACAACGGGCCAAAACTCAACCTGTGACCCCGGTGCATTCTTCCACTCCTCAAGAGTTTACATTTGACGAAGCTGACATTGAAAGTAGGTTTCCTTCCGTCGAGGACCTTGCTCGAGAGCTTGAAAGGACCCCTTTTGAGTTTGCTCAAGCTCACAAACcaatccagcagcagacgaaTTTACAAGCTCGGACTCAGCCACAAGTCCAGAAACAGACCCAGACTGCACCACAGCCTCAGTTTAAACCGCAGATGCAATCGCAGCTACGATCACAGCCAGAGGGGCAAGTATCACAGGAAATGCCTAGACAGGTGCAGTCTCAACAGGCGATACCGCAACCAGCAACAAGACTAGAGCAATCTACGACATCTGTTTCTAGATCGTCAAGGGATTCAACTCCTGGAGAACCGCTGAAAACGAAACCACCTCCCACAATGAGAAAACCTGGAACTACAGGGACCCCTTCTGGATATTCCGCATACCCGTTAAAGTCAGCATCGCCACCTATGCCAGCACCGAAGAAGCTGTCACAAACTTCTCAACCGAAACCGGAAAAGCCTGCCTTAAACACAATGCCGTCAGGGCTATCTATTAACATCTCATCGGCATCATCAGGATCCGATTCGGAGCCAACCCCCTCTGAAAGTTACTCAAAACCATTGCCAAGGCCCCCTCCTCACCAAATTAGGCCACGACCCCTCAGCATGTACTCACAGAGCAATACAGATGCATATTTTGAAGCTAGTTATAACAGCGTAAATCAGTCTCCAAGTCCTGTTATTGACCAATCACAGAAATTCAGCTACCTACCAGAAGATAGCAATGCTATTGCAAACACAGGTAATGCTAACCATACTGGATCACTTATTGATACAATGCCTCCAGAAGACCGAGAGCAGCTGAAAGTGATACTGACTGGCCTGTCACAAAGGTCTAATACTGTGGTTTTGGACAACAGTGAGAACCATATTGACTCTAATGTAGACTTTCTGAAAGCTCTTGATAATGAGAATACTGGATCAAGACCACATCACCACCGCAAACCCAGTCAATCTCAGTATTTGTATCCATCGGGTACTGGTGATGGATCAGGAGGGGTTGGTAATGGTGGCAGTACAGGCGGTAGTGGTTGGATGAATCGGTCAAGCTCGACCTCTCGAAGGTCAGGATCTACTTCCCGTCATAGTAAAAAGCCCAGTATGACTTCACTAAAAGGTAAAATTGGAGATGCCTTCAAGAAATTTGACAATGCTGCAGGAGCGTATAGATCCACCTCAGATTCGTCCATGATGGGCCCACctgttgctgctcctcGTACAGTATCTGCTGGTAGCAACCCTGGAGGGTATAGGTCGTCGAGTCGCATGTCGTACACTGCTGAATCACCAGGTGACTATGCATTTTCCCCCAAGaaggaagatgatgaattTAAGTATCCCGTATCATCATCCACTTCGGTCAAACATGGTCCTCCACATGTTCATATGCACCGTTCGAAGTCGAGAAACAACGGCTCGAGCAGTATTCAAAGTCGAGTACAGCAGTTCCTAAGTCGGTCCGAATCGCCTCCTAAGAAGACTGCCTCGGGCTATGGCAAATATACTGAGGAAGAACGACAGGTATCATCGTCAACTCATTCACCCTCGCCGCCAAACGATACCTCATCAATgcccccaccacctccgTCTAAACAATACGCGGCCCAAAAACTCGGAAGAGAGGTACACCGCGAGATCAAGCGCGCTTCTATGGAGTCAACTCGTGACTGGATAAATAGTGATGGCTCGGGACGCCGGAATTCTAAGATGCATCTTCCGGGAAGAACAGACTCTCAGCATTCCCGCAAACTGTCGAATATTAGTTCAGAATCCTCGGGCAGCAATAGTGGCAGTAAGAGACCACCTGTTAGGCCCAAAAAACCAGCACATCTTCAGTCACCACGTCGCACCGTCGACAAAGTACAGAAAGccattgatgatgattgGGAAGCAAGTTTCAATCAGAAATATCCCAGTCTGGGATAA
- the PCP1 gene encoding Pcp1p (Mitochondrial serine protease; required for the processing of various mitochondrial proteins and maintenance of mitochondrial DNA and morphology; belongs to the rhomboid-GlpG superfamily of intramembrane peptidases; GO_component: GO:0016021 - integral component of membrane [Evidence IEA,IEA]; GO_component: GO:0016021 - integral component of membrane [Evidence ISM] [PMID 12192589]; GO_component: GO:0016020 - membrane [Evidence IEA]; GO_component: GO:0005743 - mitochondrial inner membrane [Evidence IEA,IEA]; GO_component: GO:0005743 - mitochondrial inner membrane [Evidence IDA] [PMID 12774122]; GO_component: GO:0005739 - mitochondrion [Evidence IEA]; GO_function: GO:0016787 - hydrolase activity [Evidence IEA]; GO_function: GO:0008233 - peptidase activity [Evidence IEA]; GO_function: GO:0004252 - serine-type endopeptidase activity [Evidence IEA]; GO_function: GO:0004252 - serine-type endopeptidase activity [Evidence IMP] [PMID 12774122]; GO_function: GO:0004252 - serine-type endopeptidase activity [Evidence IMP] [PMID 20558178]; GO_function: GO:0008236 - serine-type peptidase activity [Evidence IEA]; GO_process: GO:0006508 - proteolysis [Evidence IEA,IEA]; GO_process: GO:0010821 - regulation of mitochondrion organization [Evidence IMP] [PMID 11907266]; GO_process: GO:0010821 - regulation of mitochondrion organization [Evidence IMP] [PMID 12707284]; GO_process: GO:0006465 - signal peptide processing [Evidence IMP] [PMID 12417197]): protein MRNLSSNLSRSAFHVSGQLFGISRQKAFSSEAIGQVLIRGVAARHYSRNVTSSFSTLGSKYEAFTRSHTSINTPEKSVSVKHFTAGFFTNTFHTQNGPFLQSFTKSVSPRQSILFMATHRDHGYGGSNGGSSYGRGGNWGKFNRYKNILVNHRVPLLFTGAVLTVTTFIFPVLFQMPGMGVVKQNPQLVVYALIGLNVAGFLAWKTKQGSRFMYRYGLLHKDSQFNKWSMIGSAFSHQEFWHIGINMYVLYNFGTTVASWVGTEQFLAAYIDGAVISSLASLMLPVLVRRFQNIPSLGASGAVFTTFGLFSYLAPHAKLALMFIPLPFGAWTVFLGTMAYNGAGLFMRFGLSDYAGHLGGSIVGIIWGYYLTQRARRIRQRRSVINYR from the coding sequence ATGAGGAATTTGTCAAGCAATCTAAGTAGAAGTGCGTTCCATGTTTCAGGCCAATTGTTTGGAATATCACGACAGAAGGCTTTTTCTTCAGAAGCTATAGGTCAAGTTCTGATACGCGGCGTAGCAGCCAGACATTACAGTCGCAATGTTACCAGCTCATTTTCAACTCTTGGGTCTAAATATGAAGCATTTACCAGAAGTCATACCAGTATAAATACTCCTGAAAAGAGTGTTAGTGTTAAGCACTTTACGGCTGGCTTTTTTACCAATACATTTCATACGCAAAATGGGCCATTTCTGCAATCTTTTACTAAATCTGTTAGCCCTAGACAATCTATTTTGTTTATGGCGACCCATAGAGACCACGGATATGGTGGTTCCAACGGTGGTAGTAGCTATGGTAGAGGCGGCAATTGGGGCAAGTTCAATCGGTATAAAAATATTCTCGTAAACCACCGGGTGCCATTGCTGTTTACTGGCGCGGTACTCACAGTAACCACCTTCATATTTCCAGTGTTATTCCAGATGCCTGGAATGGGAGTTGTCAAGCAAAACCCACAGCTTGTAGTCTACGCACTAATTGGCCTCAATGTTGCAGGGTTCCTGGCATGGAAAACGAAACAAGGTTCTCGTTTCATGTATAGATACGGCCTCCTCCATAAGGATTCGCAATTCAATAAATGGAGTATGATTGGCTCTGCATTTTCCCACCAAGAATTTTGGCATATTGGTATTAATATGTATGTGCTCTACAATTTCGGTACTACTGTTGCTAGCTGGGTCGGTACTGAGCAGTTTCTTGCCGCGTATATAGATGGAGCTGTTATTTCCTCTCTGGCCTCACTTATGTTACCAGTGTTGGTCCGTAGATTTCAAAACATTCCTAGTCTTGGTGCAAGTGGTGCTGTGTTCACGACTTTTGGACTGTTTTCATACCTCGCACCTCATGCTAAATTGGCTCTAATGTTTATTCCACTTCCTTTTGGAGCCTGGACAGTTTTTCTCGGGACAATGGCGTATAATGGAGCAGGACTGTTTATGCGGTTTGGGCTCAGTGACTATGCTGGTCATCTCGGTGGCTCTATTGTCGGAATTATCTGGGGTTACTATCTAACACAGCGGGCCCGTCGAATTCGCCAACGGCGCAGTGTTATAAACTATCGATGA